The following are encoded together in the Montipora foliosa isolate CH-2021 chromosome 12, ASM3666993v2, whole genome shotgun sequence genome:
- the LOC137980205 gene encoding tetratricopeptide repeat protein 28-like, with protein MVDRKLDILEGLDCLNLGRYYQGTADFHQAITNYTEALAIFKEIDFRDGERATYGNLGNACQSLGDFKEAIAYHNQCLTIAKEVGDRAGEGTVYGNLGITYDSLGDFKQAIVYHNQHLSIAKEVGDRAGEGRAYGNLGNAYRNLGDFKQAIVYHNQHLSIAKEIGDRAGEGQAYGNLGNAYRSLGEFKQAIAYHNQHLSIAKELGDRAGEGRAYGNLGNAHRNLGDFKQAIVYHNQHLSIAKEVGDRAGEGRAYGNLGNAYHSLGDFEQAIAYHNQHLSIAKEVGDRAGEGRAYGNLGIAYRSLGDFKQAIAYHNQHLSIAKEVGDRAGEGRAYGNLGNAYDSLGDFKQAIAYHNQDLSIAKELGDRAGEGGAYGNLGNAYDSLGDFKQAIAYHNQHLSIAKEVGDKAGEGGAYGSLGNAYRSLGDFKQAIVYHNKHLSIAKEVGDWAGEGRAYGNLGNAYDSLGDFKQAIVYHNQNLSIAKEVGDRAGEGRAYGNLGNAYDSLGDFKQAIAYHNRDLSIAKELGDRAGEGQAYCNLGNAYQNLGYFKQAIAYHNQDLSIAKELGDRAGEGTTYGNLGNAHQSLGDFEQAKEYHNQHLSIAREVGDRAGEGGAYGNLGNAYHSLGDFKQAIAYHNQHLSIAKEVGDKAGEGGAYGSLGNAYRSLGDFKQAIVYHNKHLSIAKEVGDKAGEGGAYGSLGNAYRSLGDFKQAIVYHNKHLSIAKEVGDWAGEGRAYGNLGNAYDSLGDFKQAIVYHNQHLSIAKEVGDRAGEGRAYGNLGNAYDSLGDFKQAIAYHNQDLSIAKELGDRAGEGTTYGNLGNARQSLGDFKQAIVYHNQHLSIAKEVGDRAGEGRAYCNLGNAYRSLGDLKQAIVYHNQDLSICKETEDPIGLATASYSIGLIHEFFDSFSKALNYYRLSIHYFDETRRLLQAEDTWKIIFRDKHGDAYTALWTALLKNGEVDEALYAAEQGRAQALADILKTQYGVDENPTMKVTIPLVMKDLPSQTVFTALEGNTISFWLLREDIGINFRQRKIENVSADSLMKTTFEQINVRTFVQCENRSLDRPRSNFSSWREAVEETFQSLSFSVHSLQPLYDVLVSPIANLLQGDELVFVPDGPFCLAPLSALSGSVRIRAAPSLTALKLIASAPDDFQSKNEALLVGDPCLKEVTDGTGKPMYEQLPCAKKEVGMIGELLQTVPLTGKNATKAEVLRRMKSVALIHIAAHGDAKFGEIALASNPERTCQIPKEEDYMLSLSDVQEVRLQARLVVLSCCHSGRGEVRSEGIVGIARAFLCAGARSVLVSLWAIDDEATWMFMKSFYRHLADRKSASTALHHAMKSLRETKNYSAMKYWAPFVLIGDDVTFVFGQH; from the coding sequence ATGGTGGATAGAAAGTTGGACATTTTAGAGGGTTTGGATTGTTTAAATCTTGGTAGATACTATCAGGGCACAGCTGACTTTCATCAGGCCATAACAaattacacagaagcattagccatttttaaggaAATAGATTTCAGAGACGGAGAAAGAGCcacctatggcaatctcggcaacgcttgtcaaagtcttggtgattttaaggAGGCCATAGCGTACCACAATCAATGTCTTactattgcaaaagaagtgggGGACAGGGCTGGTGAGGGAACAgtttatggcaatctcggcatcacttatgacagtcttggcgattttaaacaagccatagtgtaccacaatcaacatcttagtattgcaaaagaagtgggggacagggccggagagggacgagcctatggcaatctcggcaacgcttatcgaaatcttggtgattttaagcaagccatagtgtaccacaatcaacatcttagtattgcaaaagaaataggggacagggccggagaaggacaagcctatggcaatctcggcaacgcttatcgaagtcttggtgagtttaagcaagccatagcataccacaatcaacatcttagtattgcaaaagaactgggggacagggctggagaaggacgagcctatggcaatctcgggaACGCTCATCGAaatcttggtgattttaagcaagccatagtgtaccacaatcaacatcttagtattgcaaaagaagtgggggacagggccggagaaggacgagcctatggcaatctcggcaatgcttatcacagtcttggtgattttgagcaagccatagcgtaccacaatcaacatcttagtattgcaaaagaagtgggggacagggctggagaaggacgagcctatggcaatctcggcatcgcttatcgaagtcttggtgattttaagcaagccatagcgtaccacaatcaacatcttagtattgcaaaagaagtgggggacagggctggagaaggacgagcctatggcaatctcggcaacgcttatgacagtcttggtgattttaagcaagccatagcgtaccacaatcaagatcttagtattgcaaaagaactgggggacagggccggagaaggaggagcctatggcaatctcggcaatgcttatgacagtcttggtgattttaagcaagccatagcgtaccacaatcaacatcttagtattgcaaaagaagttgggGACAAGGCTGGAGAAGGAGGAGCCTATGGCagtctcggcaacgcttatcgaagtcttggtgattttaagcaagccatagtgtaccacaataaacatcttagtattgcaaaagaagtgggGGACTGGGCCGGAGAAGGacgagcctatggcaatctcggtaatgcttatgacagtcttggtgattttaagcaagccatagtgtaccacaatcaaaatcttagtattgcaaaagaagtgggggacagggccggagaaggacgagcctatggcaatctcggcaatgcttatgacagtcttggtgattttaagcaagccatagcgtaCCACAATCGAGATCTTAGTATAGCAAAAGAActgggggacagggccggagaaggacaagcctattgcaatctcggcaatgcttatcaaaatcTTGGttattttaagcaagccatagcgtaccacaatcaagatcttagtattgcaaaagaacttGGGGATAGGGCTGGAGAGGGAACaacctatggcaatctcggcaacgctcatcaaagtcttggtgattttGAACAAGCCAAAGaataccacaatcaacatcttagtattgcaagaGAAGTGGgggacagggctggagaaggaggcgcctatggcaatctcggcaatgcttatcacagtcttggggattttaagcaagccatagcgtaccacaatcaacatcttagtattgcaaaagaagttgggGACAAGGCTGGAGAAGGAGGAGCCTATGGCagtctcggcaacgcttatcgaagtcttggtgattttaagcaagccatagtgtaccacaataaacatcttagtattgcaaaagaagtgggGGACAAGGCTGGAGAAGGAGGAGCCTATGGCagtctcggcaacgcttatcgaagtcttggtgattttaagcaagccatagtgtaccacaataaacatcttagtattgcaaaagaagtgggGGACTGGGCCGGAGAAGGacgagcctatggcaatctcggtaatgcttatgacagtcttggtgattttaagcaagccatagtgtaccacaatcaacatcttagtattgcaaaagaagtgggggacagggccggagaaggaagagcctatggcaatctcggcaacgcttatgacagtcttggtgattttaagcaagccatagcgtaccacaatcaagatcttagtattgcaaaagaactgggggacagggccggagaggGAACaacctatggcaatctcggcaacgctcgTCAAAgccttggtgattttaagcaagccatagtgtaccacaatcaacatcttagtattgcaaaagaagtgggggacagggccggagaaggaagagcctactgcaatctcggcaatgcttatcgaagtcttggtgATTTAAAGCAAGCCATAGtgtaccacaatcaagatcttagtatttgCAAGGAAACTGAGGACCCAATAGGGCTGGCAACCGCAAGTTATTCTATTGGTCTTATTCATGAATTTTTTGACTCCTTTAGCAAAGCTCTTAATTACTATCGTCTCAGCATTcattattttgatgaaacaaggcgTCTTCTTCAGGCAGAGGATACATGGAAAATTATCTTTCGTGACAAACATGGGGATGCATACACCGCTCTGTGGACAGCactcttgaagaatggagaggttgatgaggcgttgtatgctgctgagcaaggacgagcacaggctttggcaGACATTTTGAAGACGCAATATGGTGTTGATGAGAATCCTACGATGAAGGTAACTATCCCTTTGGTTATGAAagatctaccttcacaaactgttttcacagcacttgaagGGAACACGATCAGCTTCTGGTTGCTAAGAGAAGATATCGGGATAAATTTTAGACAAAGGAAAATCGAAAATGTAAGTGCCGACTCTCTGATGAAAACTACTTTTGAACAGATCAATGTGAGGACCTTTGTACAATGTGAGAATCGTTCACTTGACAGACCACGCAGCAACTTCTCGAGCTGGAGGGAAGCTGTTGAAGAAACCTTTCAGTCCTTGAGCTTCTCTGTGCACTCTTTGCAGcccttgtatgatgtcttagtcAGCCCTATTGCAAACTTGCTCCAAGGTGATGAGTTAGtttttgttcctgatggacccTTTTGCTTGGCTCCTTTATCTGCATTGAGTGGCTCTGTCAGGATCCGTGCAGCTCCCTCGCTGACCGCTTTAAAATTGATTGCTAGTGCACCTGACGACTTTCAAAGTAAAAATGAAGCGCTGCTTGTGGGCGATCCATGCTTGAAGGAAGTCACTGATGGCACTGGTAAGCCCATGTATGAACAGCTGCCATGCGCGAAAAAGGAGGTGGGTATGattggagaacttctgcagaccgtgcctcttacaggaaaaaatgcaacTAAAGCCGAGGTGCTGAgaagaatgaagtcagttgctttaatccacattgctgcacatggAGATGCCAAatttggagaaattgctttggcttCAAATCCCGAACGCACATGCCAGATCCCCAAAGAGGAAGATTACATGCTATCATTGAGCGATGTTCAAGAAGTTCGTcttcaggcaagactggttgtgctgagttgctgtcatagtggccGGGGAGAGGTAAGATCTGAGGGTAttgtgggaatagccagggctttcctgtgtgctggtgcccggtctgttctggtgtcactctgggcaatcgatGACGAGGCGACCTGGATGTTCATGAAGAGTTTCTATCGacacttggcagatagaaaaagtgcaagtacagctcttcaccatgctatgaaatctcttcggGAGACAAAGAATTATTCCGCCATGaaatactgggcgccatttgtgctaattggcgatgatgtcacctttgtATTTGGGCAACACTAG
- the LOC137980579 gene encoding uncharacterized protein encodes MFRKELELPITSSVFWTDSTSVLRYIRNDDNCFHTFVSNRLTVIHDGSSVGQWRHVDSKRNPSDVTTRRLSAKAMLSDEKWKRGPEFLWLGESSWPKFPASLETSSQDDLEIKKHKRVYSVQLKNLGQPDDKVFVYYSSWHKLRRSVAYLLRYKTWLLNKVRSKFGEPIAPVPSGKVTLTEMKNAEREILMSLQRKFFPKELKQLSKCGQADSAKSLNKSSSISRLDPIMKDGLLLVGGRLRHTRIQTEARNPIILSKKSHVVDLIVRNCHEIFGHVGREHVLSLLREKFWLVGGRTTVRRVLNACFSCKKRNQLPMAQKMADLPPERVASQEPPFTYVGVDCFGPFHVKRGRCLEKCYGVLFTCLTIRAVYVEIAHSLDTSSFINALRRFIARRGVPQEMRSDNGTNFTSADKELRTAIGKWNREMIKEFLQQKEILWVFNPPTASHMGGVWERMIRSVRKILNAVLKEQNLTEESLVTLMCEVEAILNSRPLTKISDDPSDLQALTPNQLLLLRAGPSFPPGMFSREDQYTNKRWKQVQYLSDVFWKRWTREYLPMLQEQMKWRSFRRSLSVGDIVLVVDDSSPRCLWPLGRVLEVFPNKHDGCVGVARVKTKSGSLLRPISKLCLLEFAK; translated from the coding sequence ATGTTCCGTAAGGAATTGGAACTACCGATAACAAGTTCTGTGTTCTGGACAGATAGCACGTCCGTCCTTCGTTACATTCGCAATGATGACAATTGCTTTCACACATTCGTCTCGAACAGACTAACAGTGATTCATGATGGATCATCGGTCGGTCAATGGAGGCACGTGGACAGCAAGCGTAACCCCTCAGATGTAACCACTCGAAGATTATCTGCAAAGGCCATGCTTAGTGATGAAAAGTGGAAGCGAGGTCCAGAGTTTCTCTGGCTTGGAGAAAGTTCGTGGCCCAAATTTCCTGCGTCCCTGGAAACAAGTTCTCAGGATGACCTTGAGATTAAGAAGCACAAACGTGTCTACTCCGTGCAGCTAAAGAACCTTGGGCAGCCTGATGACAAAGTGTTTGTCTATTATTCCTCCTGGCATAAGCTTCGAAGGTCTGTGGCTTATTTGTTGCGTTATAAGACTTGGCTGTTAAACAAAGTTCGCAGCAAGTTTGGTGAGCCTATTGCTCCGGTACCGTCTGGAAAGGTCACTCTCACTGAGATGAAGAATGCAGAAAGAGAAATTCTGATGTCTCTACAGAGGAAATTCTTCCCCAAAGAGTTGAAACAGCTGTCAAAATGTGGTCAAGCTGATAGCGCCAAGTCGTTGAATAAATCCAGTTCAATCAGTCGTCTCGATCCCATAATGAAAGATGGTTTGCTGCTTGTTGGAGGTCGGCTGAGACATACCAGAATTCAAACGGAAGCAAGGAACCCAATTATCCTGTCAAAGAAAAGCCACGTTGTTGATTTGATTGTCAGAAATTGTCATGAGATCTTTGGCCACGTCGGGCGAGAACATGTTTTGAGCTTGTTGCGTGAAAAGTTCTGGCTGGTTGGAGGACGAACTACGGTGCGCAGAGTTTTGAATGCATGTTTTAGTTGCAAGAAGCGAAATCAGTTACCAATGGCGCAGAAAATGGCGGACCTACCCCCCGAGAGAGTAGCTTCTCAAGAGCCACCATTTACGTACGTTGGCGTGGACTGTTTTGGACCGTTTCACGTTAAGCGCGGTCGCTGTTTGGAAAAATGTTACGGAGTGCTTTTCACCTGCTTAACAATTAGAGCTGTTTATGTTGAGATCGCCCACAGTTTAGACACCAGTTCCTTCATAAACGCTCTTCGTAGATTTATAGCTAGAAGAGGTGTACCTCAGGAAATGAGATCTGACAATGGAACTAATTTTACGAGTGCAGACAAAGAACTCAGAACAGCGATTGGAAAATGGAATCGGGAGATGATTAAAGAGTTCCTGCAGCAGAAGGAGATCCTCTGGGTCTTTAATCCTCCAACGGCTTCGCATATGGGTGGTGTATGGGAAAGAATGATTAGATCGGTTCGCAAAATTCTCAACGCTGTGTTAAAGGAGCAGAATCTCACTGAAGAAAGCCTGGTCACATTGATGTGCGAGGTGGAGGCGATACTTAACAGTAGGCCTCTCACGAAAATTTCTGATGATCCAAGCGACTTACAAGCCTTGACGCCAAACCAGCTGCTTCTTTTGCGCGCTGGTCCCAGTTTTCCCCCTGGAATGTTTTCGAGAGAAGATCAATACACCAATAAGCGATGGAAACAAGTGCAGTACCTTTCAGATGTTTTTTGGAAAAGGTGGACCAGAGAATATCTGCCTATGTTGCAAGAGCAAATGAAGTGGCGGAGCTTTCGTCGCAGTCTCAGTGTCGGagacattgttttggttgtagATGACTCGTCACCAAGATGTCTTTGGCCACTTGGAAGAGTTTTGGAAGTGTTCCCGAACAAGCACGATGGGTGTGTGGGAGTTGCAAGAGTGAAAACCAAGTCAGGATCTTTGCTGAGACCAATCAGCAAATTGTGTTTACTAGAGTTTGCAAAATGA